In Oryza sativa Japonica Group chromosome 2, ASM3414082v1, the following are encoded in one genomic region:
- the LOC4330819 gene encoding dNA repair and recombination protein RAD54 isoform X1: MPSTSKCNRISRVADEEEEEEIVAVSSDADESESESEVGSGAEEEDDDYVGESSDSAGGSGSGSGDGDGDEEGGRSDIGDGEGEGGGRRVRSACRGVRANDRERKSQNVDALVRGNLVVRRQPLIPRILSVSDAAAIARKPFKPPCQNGYSENNEQLARRLSARKRFVPWGSVQPFAVTNILPQSPAVSSDDSVENEESLPPGIEPLILWQPEGRDKENSNFSAIKVDHLLVRYLRPHQREGVQFMFDCVSGLLNDDGISGCILADDMGLGKTLQSITLLYTLLCQGFDAKPMVKRAVVVTPTSLVSNWESEIIKWLKGRVQLLALCESTRADVLSGIESFLKPLSRLQVLIVSYETFRMHSSKFERPGSCDLLICDEAHRLKNDQTLTNKALAALPCKRRILLSGTPMQNDLEEFFSMVNFTNPGVLGDATYFRRYYEAPIICGREPTASAEEKNLGSERSAELSAKVNLFILRRTNALLSNHLPPKIVEVVCCKLTALQTALYNHFIHSKNVKRLISEGTKQSKVLAYITALKKLCNHPKLIYDTIKSNNSGGSGFDDCLRFFPPELFSGRSGSWTGGGGMWVELSGKMHVLARLLGHLRLKTDDRIVLVSNYTQTLDLFAQLCRERRYPYIRLDGATSINKRQKLVNQFNDPSRDEFVFLLSSKAGGCGLNLVGGNRLILFDPDWNPANDKQAAARVWRDGQKKRVYIYRFLSTGTIEEKVYQRQMSKEGLQKVIQQEQADGKMQGSSLSTEDLRDLFTFHEQIRSEIHENLKCNRCNKDGCMVLDGSKFDSAATEHEASNSGENSYIDIGGFGAISGCVQKMNSSNQQIGSPSEEDLGSWGHHSDPSTVPDTILQCSSGDEVSFVFTNQIDGKLVPVESMARAATHRTHEVTVNAEKEVGKINSSNVPGTERQSLLGKNLKMMGFNLKNSSMKFPTKSRRMLPNCLQGMNKTSTSSDHQQTKKLHVISDASDDDFV, translated from the exons ATGCCTTCGACGAGCAAATGCAACCGCATCAGCCGCGTcgccgatgaggaggaggaggaggagatcgttGCCGTCTCCTCCGACGCCGACGAATCGGAGTCAGAGTCGGAGGTGGGGagtggagcggaggaggaggatgacgactACGTGGGGGAGAGTAGTGACtcggccggcggcagcggcagtggcagcggcgacggcgacggcgacgaggaaggagGTAGGAGCGACATTGGCgatggcgagggcgagggcggcgggcggcgagttCGGAGCGCGTGTCGCGGCGTGAGAGCGAACGACCGGGAGAGGAAATCGCAGAATGTGGATGCCCTCGTCAG GGGAAATCTAGTTGTAAGAAGGCAGCCACTTATTCCACGTATTCTTTCGGTTTCTGATGCGGCAGCAATAGCTCGAAAGCCATTCAAACCTCCCTGTCAAAATGGATACAGTGAAAATAATGAGCAACTTGCTCGGCGCCTTTCAGCTCGTAAAAGATTTGTCCCATGGGGTTCGGTGCAGCCATTTGCAGTTACAAATATTCTTCCACAATCACCTGCTGTTTCTAGTGATGATTCCGTAGAAAATGAGGAATCCCTTCCACCAGGCATAGAGCCATTGATTTTGTGGCAACCCGAGGGGCGTGACAAGGAAAACAGCAATTTTTCTGCAATCAAGGTTGATCACTTGCTTGTACGTTACCTCCGACCCCATCAAAG GGAAGGAGTTCAGTTTATGTTTGATTGTGTATCTGGGTTGTTAAATGATGATGGAATATCTGGTTGCATTTTAGCTGATGACATGGG ATTGGGGAAGACTTTACAGTCGATAACTTTACTATACACCCTTCTTTGCCAAGGATTTGATGCTAAGCCAATGGTTAAAAGGGCTGTCGTCGTAACCCCCACAAGTTTAGTTAGCAACTGGGAATCTGAGATAATTAAATGGTTAAAAGGCAGAGTGCAGTTGCTTGCTCTTTGTGAAAGCACACGCGCTGATGTTCTTTCTGGAATTGAAAGTTTCTTAAAACCTTTGAGCCGTCTTCAG GTACTCATCGTATCTTATGAGACATTCCGCATGCATTCTTCAAAATTTGAAAGGCCGGGAAGCTGTGACCTCCTCATATGTGACGAGGCCCACAGGCTGAAAAATGATCAGACCCTAACCAATAAA GCCTTGGCTGCCCTTCCTTGTAAACGGCGTATCCTGTTATCAGGCACCCCAATGCAG AATGATCTGGAGGAGTTCTTTTCAATGGTAAATTTCACAAACCCAGGAGTTCTGGGGGATGCTACATATTTCCGCAGATATTATGAA GCACCAATCATTTGCGGAAGAGAGCCCACAGCAAGTGCAGAAGAAAAGAACTTGGGATCTGAGAGATCTGCAGAGCTCAGTGCAAAAGTAAATCTG TTTATATTGAGACGGACGAATGCCCTGTTATCCAATCACTTGCCACCAAAG ATCGTTGAAGTAGTGTGCTGCAAGTTGACTGCTTTGCAAACTGCGCTGTACAACCACTTCATACATTCAAAAAAT GTTAAACGCTTGATATCTGAAGGAACAAAGCAATCCAAAGTTTTGGCTTATATTACTGCTCTTAAGAAGCTATGCAACCATCCAAAg CTGATCTATGACACCATAAAAAGTAATAATTCAGGGGGCTCTGGTTTTGACGACTGCCTGCGCTTTTTTCCTCCTGAACTGTTTTCGGGAAG ATCTGGATCATGGACCGGTGGAGGAGGAATGTGGGTAGAACTGTCTGGCAAAATGCATGTCTTAGCTAGATTACTGGGGCACCTCCGTCTGAAAACTGATGATCGTATTGTTCTTGTATCAAATTATACCCAG ACATTGGATCTGTTTGCACAATTATGTCGGGAAAGGAGATACCCGTATATTAGGCTTGATGGAGCAACATCCATTAATAAAAGGCAAAAGTTGGTGAACCAATTCAATGATCCATCCAGA GATGAGTTTGTCTTTCTACTTAGTAGCAAGGCAGGTGGCTGTGGGCTTAATTTGGTTGGTGGAAATCGATTGATTCTCTTTGATCCCGATTGGAACCCTGCCAATGATAAGCAG GCTGCTGCTAGAGTATGGAGAGATGGACAAAAAAAGAGAGTGTACATATACAGGTTCTTAAGCACAGGAACCATTGAGGAGAAG GTATATCAGCGTCAGATGTCGAAAGAAGGTCTCCAAAAAGTTATTCAGCAGGAACAAGCAGATGGCAAAATGCAG GGGAGTTCTCTTTCAACAGAAGATCTGCGTGATCTTTTTACCTTCCATGAACAAATCAG GTCTGAAATACATGAAAATTTGAAGTGCAATCGCTGTAACAAGGATGGATGTATGGTTCTCGATGGTAGCAAATTTGATTCAGCAGCCACTGAGCATGAGGCTTCTAACTCAGGAGAGAACAGTTACATTGATATTGGTGGATTTGGAGCGATCTCTGGATGTGTGCAGAAAATGAATAGTTCGAATCAACAG ATTGGAAGTCCTTCTGAAGAAGATTTAGGAAGTTGGGGCCATCATTCTGATCCATCAACTGTACCTGATACTATACTCCAGTGTTCTTCTGGTGATGAG gtttcttttgttttcacaAATCAGATCGATGGGAAACTTGTTCCAGTTGAATCTATGGCGCGAGCTGCAACTCATCGAACACATGAAGTGACTGTTAATGCAGAAAAAGAAGTGGGAAAAATCAATTCTTCTAATGTACCTGGAACCGAACGGCAATCTCTACTTGGAAAAAATCTGAAGATGATGGGATTCAATTTAAAGAATTCGTCTATGAAATTCCCAACTAAGTCCAGAAGAATGCTGCCAAACTGTTTGCAAGGGATGAACAAAACCAGCACATCTTCAGATCATCAACAAACTAAAAAGCTTCATGTTATTTCTGATGCGTCTGATGATGATTTTGTATGA
- the LOC9266131 gene encoding calmodulin-like protein 5 codes for MAFMRYHRALPQGETTVEEFRAWLSQFDANGDGRIGREELERALRSLNLWFAWWKAREAMREADANRNGVVDRDEMVRLYAFAQRHLHLKMNDLDDVASY; via the coding sequence ATGGCGTTCATGCGGTATCACCGGGCGCTGCCGCAGGGGGAGACGACGGTGGAGGAGTTCAGGGCGTGGCTGAGCCAGTTCGACGCGAACGGCGACGGGCGGATCGGGCGGGAGGAGCTGGAGCGCGCGCTGCGCAGCCTCAACCTGTGGTTCGCGTGGTGGAAGGCGAGGGAGGCGATGCGCGAGGCGGACGCCAACCGCAACGGCGTCGTGGACCGCGACGAGATGGTCAGGCTCTACGCCTTCGCGCAGAGGCACCTCCACCTCAAGATGAACGACCTCGACGATGTTGCTTCCTACTAA